The following are encoded in a window of Roseimaritima ulvae genomic DNA:
- a CDS encoding response regulator transcription factor, with the protein MRQHILVVEDEKHLGVGIKYNLEAEGFRVTLVEDGPTALRVLGGSGDAVDLIVLDLMLPGMSGYAVCETIREGGSDIPILMLSARTLAEDRSRGFDVGANQYLAKPFELVELLSRIKNLLSNSRVGEPKSDPTPQPAVRRTEFGEMTVDFDTHEVTKAGEPFRMTPKELRLLHYFVEHPNRVISRQELLREVWELTGNVQTRAVDQFIARLRKAIECNPAEPVHLLTIRDAGYRFLPEAPKQT; encoded by the coding sequence ATGCGGCAACACATCCTGGTTGTCGAAGATGAAAAACATCTTGGCGTGGGCATTAAATACAATCTCGAAGCCGAAGGGTTTCGAGTCACTTTGGTCGAGGACGGCCCCACGGCATTGCGCGTCCTGGGCGGCTCCGGCGATGCGGTCGACCTGATCGTGTTGGACTTAATGCTGCCCGGTATGAGCGGCTATGCGGTTTGTGAAACGATCCGTGAAGGCGGCTCGGACATTCCCATTCTGATGCTGTCGGCCCGCACACTGGCCGAAGATCGCTCGCGGGGCTTCGATGTGGGCGCCAACCAATACCTCGCCAAACCCTTTGAATTGGTGGAGCTGTTAAGTCGCATCAAGAATCTGCTGAGCAACTCTCGGGTGGGCGAACCCAAGAGCGACCCCACGCCCCAGCCCGCCGTGCGGCGCACCGAGTTCGGCGAAATGACCGTCGACTTCGACACCCACGAAGTCACCAAGGCCGGCGAACCGTTTCGGATGACGCCCAAAGAATTGCGGCTGCTGCACTACTTCGTCGAACATCCCAACCGCGTGATCAGTCGCCAAGAATTGTTGCGAGAGGTGTGGGAGCTGACCGGCAACGTGCAAACCCGAGCGGTCGATCAATTCATCGCCCGGCTGCGGAAAGCCATCGAATGCAACCCCGCCGAACCGGTGCACCTGCTAACCATCCGCGACGCCGGCTACCGGTTCTTACCCGAAGCCCCCAAGCAGACGTAG
- the uppS gene encoding polyprenyl diphosphate synthase codes for MADTTSLTSLAAQWGLPTASLPRHVAIIMDGNGRWAERQGRPRIEGHRHGVRTVRMVSETCTQLDIEAVTLYCLSSENWKRPPAELDFLMHLLEQYLIEERRLIMEQGIRLKVIGRRDRLPANVLAEMDKTLAMSQDNPGTQLVLAIDYGGRDEITRAIRKLASRVASGQLDVEAISEQTVADALDTSGLPEPDLLIRTGGDMRISNYLLWQISYAEIWVTERCWPEFSQAEFRQALTEYAQRDRRFGGLN; via the coding sequence ATGGCGGACACAACTTCTTTAACTTCCCTGGCCGCGCAGTGGGGCTTACCAACCGCATCGCTGCCCCGGCACGTGGCCATCATCATGGACGGCAACGGACGCTGGGCCGAACGCCAGGGCCGCCCGCGGATCGAAGGCCACCGGCACGGCGTCCGCACGGTGCGGATGGTTAGCGAAACCTGCACGCAGCTGGATATCGAGGCCGTTACGCTGTACTGCCTGTCCAGCGAGAATTGGAAACGACCGCCCGCCGAACTTGATTTCCTGATGCATCTGTTGGAGCAGTATCTGATCGAGGAACGGCGGTTGATCATGGAACAGGGGATCCGCCTGAAAGTCATCGGCCGTCGCGATCGTCTGCCCGCCAACGTGCTGGCGGAAATGGACAAGACGCTGGCGATGAGCCAGGACAACCCAGGTACACAACTGGTCTTGGCGATCGACTACGGCGGTCGCGACGAAATCACCCGCGCGATCCGCAAACTGGCCAGCCGGGTCGCCAGCGGGCAACTGGATGTCGAAGCCATTAGCGAACAAACGGTCGCCGACGCGCTCGATACCAGCGGCCTGCCCGAACCCGATCTGTTGATCCGCACCGGAGGCGATATGCGGATCAGCAACTACCTGTTGTGGCAGATCAGCTATGCCGAAATCTGGGTAACCGAACGCTGTTGGCCGGAATTCAGTCAAGCTGAATTTCGCCAAGCGTTAACCGAATACGCTCAGCGAGACCGCCGCTTTGGTGGCTTGAATTAG
- a CDS encoding sensor histidine kinase: protein MFERRSLKVPITLGVSMIVLVVVLTIGWILVTIFGASKEAIPAGVYWTLLPVGSVLLICILGGVITYLTLSVKAVNLSRRQSNFLDSVTHELKSPIASLKLYLQTLTLREVDAEQREAFHRSMLEDVERLDQLINHLLDTGRAEKGALATEDEKLELEELLKDCAEVVCLRYRVPPETVQVVVPQTTLWTKPVQLEIMFRNLIDNAVKYGGSPPQVQIQAVPAGPEHVTVRVIDNGAGIPPEQQRKIFGRFVRLGNELERSRPGTGLGLYLVRNISRALGGSVQVRNRGQGQGTEFAVTLKGVISQEPAVETSSDSVRGT from the coding sequence ATGTTCGAACGACGCTCGCTGAAAGTTCCGATCACGTTGGGCGTGTCGATGATCGTGCTGGTCGTGGTACTCACGATCGGCTGGATCCTGGTGACCATCTTTGGCGCCAGCAAGGAAGCCATCCCGGCCGGCGTGTACTGGACGCTGCTGCCGGTCGGCAGCGTGCTGCTGATCTGCATCCTGGGAGGGGTCATCACCTACCTCACCCTGTCCGTCAAAGCGGTTAATCTCAGCCGCCGCCAGTCCAACTTTCTGGACAGCGTTACGCACGAGCTGAAGAGCCCCATCGCGTCGTTAAAGCTGTACCTGCAAACGCTGACTTTGCGGGAAGTCGACGCGGAGCAACGCGAGGCCTTCCACCGCTCGATGCTGGAAGATGTCGAACGGCTGGACCAATTAATCAACCATCTGCTCGATACGGGGCGAGCCGAAAAGGGAGCATTGGCGACCGAAGATGAAAAGTTGGAGCTGGAGGAATTACTGAAAGACTGCGCGGAGGTCGTCTGCCTGCGGTACCGCGTGCCTCCGGAAACCGTGCAGGTGGTGGTGCCGCAGACGACCTTGTGGACCAAACCCGTGCAATTGGAAATCATGTTTCGCAACTTGATCGACAATGCGGTCAAATACGGCGGCTCTCCGCCTCAGGTGCAAATCCAAGCTGTGCCTGCGGGCCCCGAACACGTTACGGTCCGCGTGATCGACAATGGCGCCGGAATCCCACCGGAACAGCAACGCAAGATATTTGGCCGCTTTGTGCGTTTGGGCAATGAACTGGAACGCTCGCGTCCGGGTACGGGACTGGGCCTGTACCTGGTGCGAAACATATCGCGGGCCCTCGGTGGATCGGTGCAGGTACGCAACCGCGGGCAGGGCCAGGGCACCGAATTCGCCGTCACGCTCAAGGGCGTGATTTCGCAAGAGCCTGCCGTTGAAACATCGTCCGACTCCGTGAGAGGTACCTAA